Below is a window of Mucilaginibacter ginkgonis DNA.
TTCGAAATGACCCGACGCATTTGCCTGATTTATTTTGAGCGTTTGACCGGATTTAACTTGTTTAATTACCTGATAGGATCCGTTGGGCCAAATGATCAACAAACTATCTATGGTTTTCGCAGTACCTAAGCCGAAATGGAGCTTAGGCGCCACTGACGATTCAAAACCGCGTGTTAGCATCAATTGCTGATACTGAATTTTACCCTTGTTAAAGACATATGCCTTTGCACCAATGCCAAAACGGTTGTCATGTGTACCGGTAAATGTTAAAGCAAGGTAATTACTGCTGCTCCCGTTGTGTTTATATATTGAGGCTTCACTGTTGACATTATTGGTGATTAAATCAAGATGACCGGTATTGTTAAGGTCGGCATATACCGCACCATTGGAAAGCACCGAATTGCTCATTCCCCACACCATGCTTTTATCTATAAATTTCTCAGAAGGTGTTCCCTTAAAAATGTAGGGATGAGTGTTTCCAACAGGCATCTTATCTAATGTTGTGCTGTCAGACTGGTCGCTGCTCATCAATTGTCTTTGTATAGCAAAGTCAGATACAAAACTGATGTAGTCCATATCTGTAGGGCGCCGTTTGATACCGTTTGCAAAAAATAAATCCTTTGTACAATCATTATCAAAATCGGCAAATAAGGGGCTCCAGGTCCAGTCTGTGGCAGATACGCCGTTCATCAAACCTTGCTCGCTAAAAGCATTGCCGTTACCCATGTTGCGCTGTAACGCGTTGCGCGAGTACTGGTACTGGAAGCCGCTTTTAACTATTTTGTACTGATATTGGTCATAAGATTCGTCGCCGCCATATGTTTTTAGAATATTTTCTTCGCCGGGAAGCATATCTGCAGTCACGACATCTAACTGGCCATCGTTGTTATAATCGGCCACATCATTGCCCATGCTAAAGCGGCTATAATGGTTGAAATGCTGCGCCCCGGCTTCTGTAAAAGTTCCGTTGTGGTTATTAATGTAGTAATAATCGTTCTCGTGAAAGTCATTGCCAATGTAGATATCTTCCCAGCCGTCATTGTTTAAATCGGCAACAGCTACACCTAAACCATATCCTAAGGCGCTGCTGTAAATGCCGGCCTTCGCGGTAACATCTTCAAAATGGCCCCCTGTATTTAAATAAAGTTTGCTGCCTGCAAGCGGGCTTACCTTTTTGCGTAAGGTGGTATCACCAAACGTCTCAACCGAATGGTTTGATTGATTAAGTAAATAGCAATCAAGCAAGCCGTCGTGATTATAGTCGAAAAATGCGGCCTGTGTGCTATATCCCGAAAAATCTAGACCATACTGTGCCGCGCTTTCTGTAAAGGTGCCGTCGTGGTTATTGATGTACAACTGGTTATATCCTTTAAGGTCTAACTTACCTGCAACTGCGCAAACATAAATATCCAGGTAACCGTCGTTATTAACGTCGGCCATGGTAACGCCTGTGCTCCAATCCGCATTTCCGGCCACACCCGCCTTTACTGTAATGTCTTCAAATTTGTAATTACCCTTGTTGAGATACAATTTGTTACCGCCCTTTTGATTAGCAGTAAAGAAAAGGTCAGGCAAACCGTCATTATTGATATCGCCGACAGCAACGCCGCCTCCGTTATAGTAATACAAATATTTTAAAATGCCAGGCTTATCCCTGTCATTTAAGTGGTTAACAAAATGAATGTTAGTTTGCGATGATAGCAGCAACGTGAATAGAGGCGTTTCTGAAGGTTGGCTACCGCAGCCGGCAAACGCAATTGCAGCTAGAATAATTGCCGCTAAGAAGTGTTTTTTTATCACAACAAATGTGTCGGCAAAAATAATGGTCATTAACTAATTGCTGCGTTAGCGTTTATAATTTCGAGGGCATAATGGCATAGGCCAAGCTCTTAGAGAGATGTTAAAATTAACAATTTAACTTCATTATTGCGAAGATTAAACGTGCTATTAATCTTTGATTTTATAGTTTGAAACGCCGCAAACGCATTTTTATGTATTTTTGCAGCCTGATTTTTTTTTAATGAAAAAGGTTTTATTGATTATCATATTTCTTGTGGCCGTGGCTGTATTGTTTATCATTCCGGTAAATCGCACAGAAACTATGCCTATCAACGTGCCATTTTTCAAGGCGTACAAACAACTGTTGTTACCCCGTAAGTGGGCCGAATGGCACCCGGAAATAAAAACAGACTTTACTACCGATTCAAACAAAGTATCTTTTATTACTAAACCCGACGGATACAGTGTAAATACACCAAATACATCGATAGAAGTTCACGAAACGGCGAGCAGTTTTGCGATAAAACAGCAAGGCATAAGCGGTGATCATGCATATGTGATAACTGTTGCACCAGGTAAAACCGTTAATGAAACAGAACTTATAGTAGCAGAACATATCAGCATTGCGGGATACCTGGTGGGATATTTTTCCAAAAACCCCTTTCAATACTCGGGCGCAGCTCAGTTCAAGAATTTTTTAGAAAATGACGACCTGTTTTACGGTTACCATATTTACCGTACAACTGTCCCATCGCCGGATCTGCTGGTGATTAGAAAACGTGTGGCTAAAACCAATGAGTTTCTTGCGGCGGATTCCTCTTTCAACGAATTGAAGTCATTCGCGTTGATTACTGGAGTAACAAAAGTGGCACCCGTTATTGCACAATTCATTCCGGTAGGTACAGACTCTATGATGGTGAATGTTGGCATCTATATCAACAAACCACTACAAAATTCAGGGCACATCTTATATTCCAAAATGATCAAAGACGGGCCGTTGTTTGCAGCAGATTATAGCGGATCTTTTGAAAAAAGGCTGCAAGCCCACGAAGCGCTGAAAAAATATTTTGCCGATCACGCGATGGAAATCCCGGTGTTGCCATTCGAAAGTTATCTTGACGACAAACTCCCGTCAAGCAGCAACAGCCCGGTTAAGATCAGGATCAATTACACCACCTTTAGTAATTAATTACTAATTACTGCCGAATATTTGAAGGCTATCATTGTTTCGTGCAATGATAATCTGCTTACCTTTTTTAGTGCTAATGGTTTTGATGTCCCTTATCTCACCTGTTATAGACATGCCACTTTGAGCCGGGGTCATATAGTTAAAACCTTTATTCTTAGTCCCCAAAAAAGTGACACCATAGCTGGCATCGTACCGACCAACTTCGGGTTTTAAGCCAAAGAAGTTGCCGCCCATGAAAAGGTCATTTATTCCATCTTTGTTCACGTCGGTTTGTAGAATGCTAAACACTTCTGACAACTGCGCCATTACAGGCAAAGCCTGCATCGTAAACTGCCCCTTCCCCTTATTGATGAATGCACAAGTTTGCGTCTGCGTAACGGTAAGTAATTTTGCCTTCGCCAATTCCTCGGCGGTGAACACATCTTCTATGCTCTTGCCCGCATAAGCGTCATATCTCAAAATCTTCTTTTTTAGATAAGGGAGCTGTTTAATCAGATCATCGTGCAGGTTAAACGGATATGCTTTTCCATCCGTTTTATAATAAACAGGAATACATTCCACCTGTCCGTTATTGTCAAAATCTGATACATATAATTTAGCCGGATGTATTGCATCTGCCTGGATCTTAGAGTTCAAGCCCCTGTTGCCTGCGACAAGATCGGGTTTGCCATCAGCATTTACGTCAGCCACGGTAAGACAATTCCACCAGCCGCTTGAGTTATTTACCTCAGTTGCCTTTACCAGTTTATCACCTTGATACTTGAAAATTGTAAGCGGCATCCAATCGCCGACAATGGCTAATGAAAATTGCCCATTTCCATCAATATCTATCCATTGGGCATCCGTCACCATCCCTAAGTTTTGCAGTTGCGACCCAACTGATGTACTAACATCTGTAAAGTTGCCATGACCATCATTGTGCAGCAATTTGCTCGATGCCGGCATACCGTAAGCTCCCGGTGTGCTGCGCCCGCCAATAAAAACATCGCCGGTTTTATCATTGACACGAACGCAAGATGCATTCATGCTGATTAGCGGCCAGCCGCTAAACTTACGGGTAAAGTTGCCTTTGCCATCATTAATATACAAGCGGCTTAATTTACTTATCGCATCACCCTGACTTTGGTTTCCACCCGATACAACTACCAAGTCCATGTCGCCGTCGTGGTCGGCGTCAAAAAATTGCGCGCCAATATCTTCGCAAATCCTGTCCTGCTCAAAGGCAGCGATCTTTTTTTGGATGAATCTGCCGTCTGGCTGTTGAATAAAAAGCTTAGCAGTATCCCCTGTGGCACCGCCCACGAAAAAGTCATCCAGTTTATCTCCGTTCACGTCTGCAACGGCAAGTTTTGGACCCTCGGTCGACAGCATTTTAGGTATGAGCCGCTGCTCGTCGAAATCTTTGTAGTCGTTCTCTTTGTGAAAGATATCACCGCTTATTTGCTGTTTGGTGACGTTATTATACAGTGGTTTTTGTGGCTTGGTATATGGTCTAAACTTGCCGTTCGCTTCTGACTGTTTTAAAACCAGTTTAGTGTTAGGCTTTACATTTTTAAGCAACTGCATTTTAAAATCCGTCCAAACCACTTTAACGCTGTCGATATTTTTAGCATTGCCTACACCAAAGTTCATTACCGGGTCAGAACTGCTCTCAAAACCGCGGGTGGGCATTTGCTCAATCAATTGCGCGTTGCCGTTTACATACACTGTAACTTTTGCGCCTACACCAAAAGTGTTTAAACCGCTACCTTTTAGCTCAACCTTCAAATAGTTTTTATGAGAACGCTCGGTGGTCATGTTGCGGTACACAAAGGCTTCCATGTTCTCATTGTTTACCACAAGATCAATGTCGCCGTCGCCGTCCAGGTCGCCATAGGCGGCGCCATTGCTGTATGCCGGCCTGAAGAAGCCTAGCTTTTCACTTTCGTTTTTAAATGTTAAATTTTTCTGGTTGATAAAGCCGTAACTTGGGATAGGCGTTTTGGGCATTAGGTCAAGCAATTTTTTGGGCTTGAAGCCATCGTGCTGCACCTCGTTCATTACTTCGGTACTGCTGAAATAAGTCAAAAAATCCTGATTGGTGAGATCACGGCTTATCCCGTTATTTACGAAAAGGTCTTTCCAGCCGTCGTTATTAAAGTCAAAGCTTAAGGCACCCCAACTCCAGTCTGTGGCGTTGATGCCAGATAGGTTAGCGATCTCGCTAAACGTGCCATCGCCATTGTTTAGTTGCAAGCAATTTGTAGTAAACTGATGATGAAAAGTATTTTTTAGTTTAGCATTGTAGATATCGTACTCGTCAAACTTGGTAGTGGTCTTTAAACGGTAGTCATTTTCAGGTAGCATATCCGTAGTAAAAATATCCGGATAGCCATCGTTATTGATGTCCGCGACATCAGAGCCCATCGACGACAGGCTCATATGGCGCACGGCCTCGTCACTTATTTCCTGAAACTTGCCATTGTGCAAGTTGCGGTATAAGTAGTCGTGTTCAAAAAAGTCATTAGAAATATAAAGGTCATCCCAACCCGAATTGAATAGGTCTGCCGCTGCAATACCTAAGCCGAAGCCAATCTCACTACCATAAATGTTTGCTTCTTCACTTACGTCTGTAAACCTGCCGCCATCATTGCGATAAAGGCGATCGCCATTTTGAGGGTCGCGCTTGGTGCGCTGGTCGCGTTCGTACCCAAAGCTGCCTATTGGACGGTAACTGTTATTTAGCACGAAGCAATCCAGGTCGCCGTCATGGTCGTAGTCGAAAAATA
It encodes the following:
- a CDS encoding VCBS repeat-containing protein — protein: MTIIFADTFVVIKKHFLAAIILAAIAFAGCGSQPSETPLFTLLLSSQTNIHFVNHLNDRDKPGILKYLYYYNGGGVAVGDINNDGLPDLFFTANQKGGNKLYLNKGNYKFEDITVKAGVAGNADWSTGVTMADVNNDGYLDIYVCAVAGKLDLKGYNQLYINNHDGTFTESAAQYGLDFSGYSTQAAFFDYNHDGLLDCYLLNQSNHSVETFGDTTLRKKVSPLAGSKLYLNTGGHFEDVTAKAGIYSSALGYGLGVAVADLNNDGWEDIYIGNDFHENDYYYINNHNGTFTEAGAQHFNHYSRFSMGNDVADYNNDGQLDVVTADMLPGEENILKTYGGDESYDQYQYKIVKSGFQYQYSRNALQRNMGNGNAFSEQGLMNGVSATDWTWSPLFADFDNDCTKDLFFANGIKRRPTDMDYISFVSDFAIQRQLMSSDQSDSTTLDKMPVGNTHPYIFKGTPSEKFIDKSMVWGMSNSVLSNGAVYADLNNTGHLDLITNNVNSEASIYKHNGSSSNYLALTFTGTHDNRFGIGAKAYVFNKGKIQYQQLMLTRGFESSVAPKLHFGLGTAKTIDSLLIIWPNGSYQVIKQVKSGQTLKINQANASGHFEQDKFFKPAQSPIEDVTAAQRINWQHKEDQFVDFNMQPLIPHMLSAEGPRLAVADINGDGLDDIYACGAKDQPDALFIQEKNGGFKASIQPAFIEDAASEDVDAIFLDANHDGHPDVFVASGGNEYADGAPQLADRLYLNDGKGNFKKSATIPSILKNKSAVAVADVNHDGYSDIFIGGAPDAHHYGPVPENYLLLNDGKGNYTKAAISNDLKYAGMLRSASFADINNDGWPDLIVAGEWMPVKILLNKQGHFVSLKDAQMEQLSGWWQRVISADVDGDGKMDIIAGNYGLNSKLRPTTADPVKLYLSDLDKNGTVDPIVTYSVNGKDFTFLGKGEIEKQVPLIKKKYLYYHDFAGKTVQELFGDSLDVNKMMKVTSFASGVFYNKGRGKFVFKAFPPQAQVSPLFGFAMAGKQLFAGGNFGGVLPYEGRYDADFGDILSVEKNGNFKAFSLANYNLMLKGEVRDIKRVRTANGDIYAVALNNKPIRFYRFKN
- a CDS encoding VCBS repeat-containing protein, whose amino-acid sequence is MLKAVLRYSSVLLLLTIFSCKQKSSFDEKNALFQLLTKEQTGIDFNNKVADDTEFNVFNYRNFYNGAGVAIGDLDNDGKPDIVFTANQGLNKVYINKGNLKFEDITAKSGLNVYKRWHTGVAIADVNGDGWLDIYISNSGGLKDADRANELYINQKNGTFKEEAVQYGLADKGLSTQALFFDYDHDGDLDCFVLNNSYRPIGSFGYERDQRTKRDPQNGDRLYRNDGGRFTDVSEEANIYGSEIGFGLGIAAADLFNSGWDDLYISNDFFEHDYLYRNLHNGKFQEISDEAVRHMSLSSMGSDVADINNDGYPDIFTTDMLPENDYRLKTTTKFDEYDIYNAKLKNTFHHQFTTNCLQLNNGDGTFSEIANLSGINATDWSWGALSFDFNNDGWKDLFVNNGISRDLTNQDFLTYFSSTEVMNEVQHDGFKPKKLLDLMPKTPIPSYGFINQKNLTFKNESEKLGFFRPAYSNGAAYGDLDGDGDIDLVVNNENMEAFVYRNMTTERSHKNYLKVELKGSGLNTFGVGAKVTVYVNGNAQLIEQMPTRGFESSSDPVMNFGVGNAKNIDSVKVVWTDFKMQLLKNVKPNTKLVLKQSEANGKFRPYTKPQKPLYNNVTKQQISGDIFHKENDYKDFDEQRLIPKMLSTEGPKLAVADVNGDKLDDFFVGGATGDTAKLFIQQPDGRFIQKKIAAFEQDRICEDIGAQFFDADHDGDMDLVVVSGGNQSQGDAISKLSRLYINDGKGNFTRKFSGWPLISMNASCVRVNDKTGDVFIGGRSTPGAYGMPASSKLLHNDGHGNFTDVSTSVGSQLQNLGMVTDAQWIDIDGNGQFSLAIVGDWMPLTIFKYQGDKLVKATEVNNSSGWWNCLTVADVNADGKPDLVAGNRGLNSKIQADAIHPAKLYVSDFDNNGQVECIPVYYKTDGKAYPFNLHDDLIKQLPYLKKKILRYDAYAGKSIEDVFTAEELAKAKLLTVTQTQTCAFINKGKGQFTMQALPVMAQLSEVFSILQTDVNKDGINDLFMGGNFFGLKPEVGRYDASYGVTFLGTKNKGFNYMTPAQSGMSITGEIRDIKTISTKKGKQIIIARNNDSLQIFGSN